The Pleurodeles waltl isolate 20211129_DDA chromosome 10, aPleWal1.hap1.20221129, whole genome shotgun sequence sequence AACTGTACAATAGCTACATGTTGTGGACCTCTTGTCTCCCCTACACCTTGAATGGTgattcaaaaaaaatatataaaaatatattgaaagctGCAGCTGTTTATAGACTTCAGCATCATACAAGGAAAAACCTGAGGTTAGTTTTGTGTGCGCTTTTTTCTTGGCCATGGGGTCCCTTTTCTACCAGCAGGTAGCGGTGCGCAGCGTTACAGGTCCACTTTGTGGTTAAATACCCCTGAGCTTCCACCGCCACTTTGTAATTCACGACCCTTAAGAATGCAAGCACCTTCCTCTCTCTAGGAAATGAAACCCACAATTTTAGAGGGAGTGTAGGTCTCCATAAATAGCGTTCAATTTTTAACTGGTAATGGTGGGCGTTTAAACAATACTCGGGGAGGTGTATTAGGCCACCGGCAGCACTCAGCACTTCATAGCACTTACAGACTGTGCTGCTGGAAATATTGGGGGTACTCCTCAGCGTTGTCTGCAGATCAAGAACAGCATAGTGCACGGCAAAGTATAATGTGCATGTGAAACTGATCAAACATGATGCATTAAAACGCAGGACTCCGGAAGACGACGCTCATATCACATGAATGAGTATGAAGGAGAGTACTTTAATGGTCACTGGGCATGTAATTTTGATCAAAATGTGCTAGGATGTAATGACAACATTTACCCAGTAAAGCAGATTTTGCAACGTTTCGTCCTGAGTAGTAAACCTCAAATTGCCACTTTTACTAGTAAAGCAGTTTTGACACTTTCAACTGTCACTTTTAAAGCAGATTCTGCTATCAGAGGCAGTGCCACGATCAAGCTGGAGTGGGGGCACATGCAGGCTTTCCAGAGTACATAATTATCCTCAGAGGCACTCCCAATCGCAACTGCAAAGCACGACCAGAGAGAATCAAGAATCCAAACATTCATGACTGAAACAGATAAGAAAGGCCAACAGTCTCTTAAACCTCTGCTTATCATCCTTTGCAGAGCACGCCTAACCCCTTTGCTTCTTCTTGTGAGGTGTTGTTGCCCTTCGATTCCTGCAAGACTGTGGTAACTATCCTGGGTCGGAGCCGGATATAAAACCCTGCTCAAATGTCTCCCTCAGCATGTCGAGCAAGTTGTGACTTGAGGCAGAAAGAGACCTACAATTTAGGCACTctgccctttgtttaaaaaaaaatactatcctCCTTTCCCGAAGAAGTGCATCTTCCAAATGTTATTCAGTTAAGGGCAGCTCTGAAGCCAGGAGTCCCAAGTCAGACAGGATAAAATTAAGTCCCACGTGGTTTGTACATTGTACCTCAAACACAGCTCCGCCTCTATTCGTATTGCCTTCAGAACTAGGAACAAATTAAGTATAAATTGCCAGTTTCACTTAGGGAGGTGGAATATACTATGACCTTCATCCAGATATAACAGGTTTCGGGGATGATCATCTTCAAAGGAGCATGTGCAGGTTTGCATGTCAAGTATGTCCTTAACCAGGTCAAGCCACTACTCTGTGCGGCGTGCACTGGATGGTGGGCAGCCAGACTAACCGCACAGAGCAAAATATTTTTGCTGTCTGTACTGTGTTCACCCAGGTGAAACCCACTCAAGTGTTGGGGTCATCCATCTTCATAGCTCAGCTTTAGAGATCTACAAAGACCATGAGAAGAGTTATGGGTCCTTTCACCACCCTGGGCTCTACTTTACTGCGGGGTCTACAGCATGCTATGTGGCCTAGCTAACTGTGTCTCCTAGAAAGGAATTGGTTATTTTTCATAAAGTAGATCTGCTGCACTTCAGCGCCATTACCGTGCTTCAACATGTTTGTAATCATGGTTCCACAATGGGACAATGACTGGAGACACATTTGACAAGCATTCATGACGGATCCAGTAAGAACATGTCCTGCGCATGGGGAAGCAGACACACTCTGAGTCTGGACGTAGTTAAACACCAGAATCTGCCTGGTGGTAGCAATTGGATACTGTGAATGATTACAGATGCAAACATTTTTCAGAACACGCTTATGGGCCTATCTTTGTCTGGTAATTCCAGATTGTATGCACTTATGACCACGCTCCTTTAAATCTGTGCTATATTATTCATCATATTTACCAGCACTTGTTAATTAATATAAGTATAAGCATGATTAACTGACATCTACATATTCTTCTCTTTAAGgtttattttattctgttttagggCTAACTCTTGTAATTTTCTTGAGATTAACTCTATAACGTAGACTGCCAATTTTTAAGAGCAGAACTAACGGCTGACAAAACAGTACCGCCTTCTCGCCGTTGGGAGACATTGGAGGACAAGCCATTTTGGTTCTTTATGTAGCATCAGATCAACAGTAAGAAGGGCACAAGCACTGGGGAATTCTGCATCTTCACACCATGGCGGTTTGGTCTTTTCAGCGTGTAATCATACCCAAAGGGCAGTGTCCCCTTTTCTGCCCCTTAGCACTGCCTGTTCTTTTCCCCACGAATCTGAGCACTCATCCCCCTGAAGGATCTACCGTGACATTCAGCCAACTGATGGGGTGGCTTAGTGAGTTAGACACTGTGGCTGAGGTAGGTAGTAACCTGCAGGCTACACGATTAAACCCCGGCAAAGCCAAGTAAGTGTTCAGTATCAAAAAAGATTATGAAGAAGACCTGTAATTTAGAGCATTTAAAAACTGTATGGTAAGAAggattatctaaaaaaaaaaaatattatgaacTCCTCCATATTTTCTCATTTACtgaaaataatttgtttttcattCACAGAAAGGCGTACTAATGAGTAAACCCGCAGTATTACAGTATTGCAAAACTCCCAAGCGTGAAGCACGAGAAATAAAATTCTGTCaatgcacagagtgaaagaaagtaTAATCCATAATGGGGGGAAAACCATACCAATGCATTGAATGTGACAAAAGCTTCTCTCAAAGATCAACTCTGCATGCACATCGTAAGATTCATTCTGAGGAGAAACCTTACCAGTGTACGGAATGTGACAAAAGCTTTGCTCAGAGATCGACTCTACACGTGCATCGTAAGATCCATTCTGAGGAGAAACCATACCAATGTACGAAGTGCGAGAAAAGCTTCACACAAAAATCAAACCTGTACAGGCATCAGAAGAtccacacaggagaaaaaccatatcATTGTGTAGAATGTGGGAAAAGCTTCGCTCAGAATTCTCTTCTATGTAATCATCAGAGAATCCATACAGGAGAGAAGCCGTTCCAGTGCACGGAGTGCGAGAAAAGCTTCACTTTAAGTTCAAGTCTTTACACACATTTGAGAATTCATACAGAGGAGAAGCCATATCAGTGTAAGGAGTGTGAGAAGAGTTTCACAGTTAGCTCAAATCTCTACAGACATCAGAGGATCCATACTGGGGTGAAACCATATGTGTGTTCGGAATGTGGGAAAAGCTTCACTTATAGCACAACTCTGTGCAGTCATCAGAGAATTCATGCTAAGGGGAAAATGTATAACTGTCCAGAATGTGGGAATCATTTTAAATCATTGCCATCTCTGAGGCAACATCAGAGGTCTCACACAAGGCTCaacacatgtactacaaagagctCTTTCGGATAATGTGAGAGGTTGGCAGTGAAAGATATCAACA is a genomic window containing:
- the LOC138261413 gene encoding zinc finger protein 3-like, which translates into the protein MGGKPYQCIECDKSFSQRSTLHAHRKIHSEEKPYQCTECDKSFAQRSTLHVHRKIHSEEKPYQCTKCEKSFTQKSNLYRHQKIHTGEKPYHCVECGKSFAQNSLLCNHQRIHTGEKPFQCTECEKSFTLSSSLYTHLRIHTEEKPYQCKECEKSFTVSSNLYRHQRIHTGVKPYVCSECGKSFTYSTTLCSHQRIHAKGKMYNCPECGNHFKSLPSLRQHQRSHTRLNTCTTKSSFG